In one window of Ferriphaselus amnicola DNA:
- the rpmE gene encoding 50S ribosomal protein L31, whose translation MKADTHPQYNEIAVNCSCGNSFTTKSTMGKPLHVEVCSECHPFYTGTQKIMDTAGRIEKFNQKYGKAGAKAAA comes from the coding sequence ATGAAAGCTGACACTCATCCACAGTACAACGAAATCGCCGTCAATTGCAGCTGCGGCAATTCCTTTACCACCAAGTCCACCATGGGCAAGCCACTGCACGTTGAAGTGTGCTCCGAGTGCCACCCGTTCTACACTGGCACCCAAAAGATCATGGATACCGCTGGTCGTATCGAGAAGTTCAACCAGAAGTACGGCAAGGCTGGTGCGAAAGCTGCTGCTTAA
- a CDS encoding ABC transporter permease, with the protein MINLASRDILHGWGKFVFTGVGLGLLIGVTLTMAGVYRGMVDDANVLIANAGADLWVVQQDTLGPYAEPSSIHDDVVRDLLGQPGVMEAGNVAYLTMQIQHQGKDVRIMLVGIEPDRPGNPEYLVAGRPIAQSHYEALADIKTGLNLGDRVQIRRHQFTVVGLTRRMVSSSGDPMVFVPLKDAQEVQFLKDNDALLNERARTAANPALNRPGSTGALNVVLAAQISSHMVNAVLVRIRPGFGAEHVASDIQRWKHLQAYTKDQMEEILVARLIATSSKQIFMFLVILAIVSAAIVAFIIYTMTMNKIREIAVLKLVGASDRTISGMVLQQALGLGLIGFVVGKTSATLWAPLFPKYVLLIPGDALRGFVLVMLICSIASIFAIRAALRVDPATAIGG; encoded by the coding sequence GTGATCAATCTGGCGAGCCGAGATATTCTGCATGGCTGGGGTAAGTTCGTTTTTACCGGTGTCGGGCTGGGCTTGCTGATTGGAGTTACCTTGACAATGGCAGGCGTTTATCGAGGCATGGTGGATGATGCCAACGTGCTGATCGCCAATGCGGGCGCAGACTTGTGGGTGGTACAGCAAGACACTCTGGGGCCGTATGCTGAGCCATCCAGCATTCATGACGATGTTGTGCGTGATCTGCTCGGGCAGCCCGGTGTAATGGAAGCAGGCAACGTCGCCTATCTGACGATGCAGATACAGCATCAGGGTAAGGACGTGCGCATCATGCTCGTTGGTATCGAGCCGGATCGACCTGGTAATCCAGAGTATCTGGTGGCCGGTCGACCAATTGCACAGTCTCACTACGAAGCGCTGGCCGACATCAAAACTGGGCTGAATTTGGGAGATCGCGTCCAGATTCGTCGTCATCAATTCACAGTGGTCGGACTGACACGACGCATGGTTTCTTCCAGCGGTGACCCAATGGTATTCGTCCCGCTGAAAGATGCGCAGGAAGTACAATTTCTTAAAGACAATGATGCACTGCTCAATGAGCGTGCGCGAACGGCAGCGAATCCTGCGCTCAACCGTCCAGGCTCGACTGGCGCACTGAACGTCGTCCTCGCCGCACAGATTTCCAGTCACATGGTTAATGCGGTACTTGTACGGATCAGGCCGGGTTTCGGGGCAGAACACGTAGCCAGCGACATCCAGCGCTGGAAACATTTGCAGGCCTATACCAAGGATCAAATGGAAGAAATTCTGGTCGCCCGGCTGATCGCTACTTCATCCAAACAGATTTTCATGTTCCTGGTAATTCTGGCTATCGTCAGTGCCGCCATCGTTGCCTTCATCATCTACACCATGACTATGAACAAGATCCGCGAGATCGCTGTGCTCAAGTTGGTTGGCGCCAGTGACCGGACAATCAGCGGCATGGTGTTGCAGCAGGCACTGGGACTGGGATTGATCGGCTTCGTCGTTGGCAAAACTTCGGCCACGCTATGGGCACCGCTGTTCCCTAAGTACGTGCTGCTCATTCCGGGGGATGCTCTGCGAGGCTTCGTGCTTGTCATGCTGATCTGCTCAATTGCCAGCATCTTTGCGATTCGTGCAGCCTTGCGGGTTGATCCTGCAACGGCGATTGGAGGTTAG
- a CDS encoding CHASE3 domain-containing protein, whose amino-acid sequence MAFAKVLNKFWTTALATGARRSWDKSAAISIHTRTYMALISRLTIWFGLMLVAVITVLVLLISVLQQTTAADDLRSRTESLILAASQLQANLVDAETAQRGFILTGDESFLEPYLKVKDSFDVRINELRQIPKHNPAQLERVNRLSFLINEKLRVNTANIDLRRRQQLETPFLATRLGEGKRIMDEIRIEIYEYIRIEEQLLAERKGVVSRNIKWLMVLIFGLSILALASAAFATLVILRDSRRRISIELNARAVLQEKNSELELMTNKLIEDEALIREQQQQALESRERMIQIEKLTSIGTMVGGVAHEINNPLMGVMNYVEYAKDKAIDPKSIEVLKSALQEIERIKKIVQNMLVFIRTDNTKQVTCNVQDAIKQVSSLLQGELSRGNVELEVKIDANLPMIRCAASSLQQVLVNLLLNARDAVDKQSKPQIRIVASTSNMHVVLRVCDNGGGVPEEYRARIFEPFFTTKPVGKGTGLGLSVSRELVEQVGGTLELDQGTSDGCCMKMTFKAVSNS is encoded by the coding sequence ATGGCGTTCGCCAAAGTCCTCAATAAATTCTGGACAACTGCGCTTGCAACAGGCGCAAGAAGATCGTGGGATAAGAGTGCGGCAATATCAATTCATACTCGGACGTATATGGCACTAATTAGTAGACTCACTATTTGGTTTGGTTTAATGCTCGTTGCAGTCATTACTGTGCTTGTTCTTTTGATTTCAGTTCTGCAACAGACTACTGCTGCTGATGATCTGAGGAGCAGAACCGAATCCCTGATTCTGGCCGCATCGCAACTGCAAGCCAACTTAGTTGACGCAGAGACAGCTCAACGTGGATTCATATTGACAGGGGATGAATCCTTTCTTGAGCCATACTTAAAAGTGAAAGACTCCTTTGATGTAAGGATCAATGAACTCCGTCAAATCCCTAAACATAATCCAGCTCAACTCGAGAGGGTCAATAGACTGTCATTTCTTATAAATGAGAAGTTAAGAGTTAACACTGCTAATATCGATTTGCGACGAAGGCAACAGTTGGAAACTCCTTTCCTAGCCACGCGGTTGGGTGAGGGAAAGCGCATCATGGATGAAATTCGAATTGAAATATATGAATACATCCGCATCGAAGAGCAGCTTCTAGCCGAACGTAAGGGAGTAGTATCAAGAAACATCAAATGGCTAATGGTTTTGATATTCGGCTTAAGCATTCTGGCGCTTGCTTCTGCTGCCTTTGCTACATTAGTTATCCTAAGGGACTCAAGGCGTCGTATTTCAATTGAGTTGAATGCTCGCGCAGTTCTGCAAGAAAAGAATTCAGAACTAGAGCTTATGACAAATAAGCTAATTGAAGATGAAGCATTGATACGAGAGCAGCAACAGCAAGCACTCGAGTCTCGCGAAAGGATGATTCAAATAGAGAAGTTGACATCGATTGGTACGATGGTAGGGGGGGTGGCGCATGAAATTAACAATCCGTTAATGGGAGTTATGAACTACGTCGAGTATGCCAAGGACAAGGCAATAGATCCAAAATCGATTGAGGTGCTGAAAAGTGCCCTGCAAGAAATTGAGCGAATTAAAAAAATCGTACAAAACATGCTTGTGTTTATTCGCACGGATAATACAAAGCAAGTGACATGCAATGTTCAAGATGCAATCAAACAAGTGAGCTCTTTACTTCAAGGCGAACTCTCTAGAGGAAATGTGGAGTTGGAGGTAAAGATTGACGCGAATTTGCCGATGATTCGTTGCGCAGCTAGTTCTTTGCAGCAGGTTCTTGTGAATCTATTATTAAACGCTAGGGATGCGGTAGATAAGCAAAGTAAGCCGCAAATACGTATCGTCGCATCAACTTCAAATATGCATGTCGTTCTGAGAGTCTGCGATAACGGGGGGGGGGTTCCAGAAGAGTATAGGGCTCGAATTTTCGAGCCATTTTTCACTACTAAACCTGTTGGGAAGGGAACTGGGTTGGGTTTATCTGTCTCAAGAGAGTTAGTTGAGCAAGTTGGTGGGACTCTAGAATTAGATCAAGGCACCAGCGATGGCTGTTGCATGAAAATGACATTCAAGGCTGTATCAAATAGTTAG
- a CDS encoding M48 family metalloprotease — translation MNTLTKSLLVVPILLALSSCARNPVTGRQDFVMMSEAQEVSIGLRQDILVKQQYRVYPSRALQDYVESVGQKVATRSHRPLLKYHYTVVDSPEINAFALPGGYIYVTRGILAYLNSEAELAAVLGHETGHVTARHGVRQQSASQAAQIGVTLASIFVPELGTNAGYNLTNMLGGALLSGYGREHELEADRLGADYLARSGYDPHAMINVVGVLKNQELFDTDIAKQEGREPRRYHGVFATHPDADTRLQQVVGESKSLEVANPYEGRDVFLRQIDGLTFNDSSDQGVVRNNVFSHGELGFSISFPSEWKVTNSPASISARSPDKLVSMQLKMDVKPTGTPTEYARRLTGGGSRVEPEEFNGLSAAIAYTPSTITGVTYLGSKTYIVQTVAKSPEVMDAQRNAVLNSMRSLHGMSEAERKKLRPLQVKIITVKTGDTYAELARRSPLGKNAESYLRLINAQYPKGEPTPGQSIKIID, via the coding sequence ATGAACACACTCACGAAATCCTTGTTGGTCGTGCCGATATTGCTGGCACTTTCCAGTTGTGCAAGAAATCCAGTCACCGGCAGGCAAGATTTTGTGATGATGTCCGAAGCGCAAGAGGTCAGTATAGGCTTGCGCCAAGACATCCTAGTCAAACAGCAGTATCGAGTTTACCCCTCGCGGGCCCTGCAAGACTATGTCGAAAGCGTAGGGCAAAAGGTTGCCACCCGAAGCCATCGTCCGCTGCTTAAATATCACTACACCGTGGTCGATTCACCTGAGATCAATGCGTTCGCACTGCCAGGTGGCTATATCTATGTCACACGCGGGATTCTGGCTTATCTCAATTCCGAAGCTGAGTTGGCGGCAGTGCTGGGACATGAGACCGGTCACGTCACGGCGCGTCATGGCGTGCGCCAACAAAGTGCATCGCAAGCTGCTCAGATCGGCGTGACCCTCGCCTCCATCTTCGTCCCCGAATTAGGCACCAATGCCGGCTACAACCTGACCAACATGCTTGGCGGAGCCTTGCTTTCCGGCTATGGTCGCGAGCATGAGTTGGAGGCCGACCGCCTCGGCGCCGACTATCTAGCACGCTCCGGTTACGATCCTCACGCCATGATCAATGTGGTCGGCGTATTGAAGAATCAAGAGCTTTTCGACACCGATATCGCCAAGCAAGAAGGCCGTGAACCGCGCCGCTATCATGGCGTATTTGCCACGCACCCAGATGCAGACACACGATTACAACAAGTCGTAGGCGAATCAAAAAGTCTTGAAGTGGCCAATCCTTATGAAGGACGCGATGTCTTTCTGCGCCAAATCGACGGCCTCACCTTCAACGACAGCAGTGACCAAGGCGTAGTTCGCAACAATGTCTTCAGTCATGGCGAGCTGGGATTCTCCATAAGCTTCCCAAGCGAGTGGAAGGTCACTAACTCTCCCGCCAGCATCTCGGCCCGCAGTCCAGATAAATTGGTTTCGATGCAATTGAAAATGGACGTAAAACCTACGGGCACTCCGACAGAATATGCACGACGCTTGACCGGTGGTGGCAGCCGCGTCGAGCCGGAAGAATTCAATGGATTGTCGGCTGCGATCGCCTACACACCAAGCACCATCACCGGCGTGACCTATTTAGGAAGCAAAACCTACATCGTGCAAACTGTCGCCAAATCACCTGAGGTTATGGATGCGCAACGTAATGCCGTACTAAATTCCATGCGCAGCTTGCATGGCATGAGTGAGGCCGAGCGTAAGAAACTACGTCCACTCCAAGTCAAAATCATCACGGTAAAGACCGGCGACACGTATGCCGAACTGGCGCGACGATCTCCACTCGGAAAGAACGCTGAAAGCTATCTGCGCCTGATCAACGCGCAATACCCTAAAGGCGAACCGACGCCTGGACAGTCGATCAAGATCATCGACTGA
- a CDS encoding site-specific integrase yields MTKQTKYPKAIQKNIRQVGPSSFEVRISKNGLSLDKTFDSLSEAKIYRDGIHHRCALDPVESDIISARLKRKVNRDFTVAMGLERYRTEKTLSKKGESSEAHRLNKLLRTSQASLPLFSVKPDDIIEMVRELKTMRPAAKGVKFKPISEATLKRYWNLIHHFFEVARLEWKIIDSNPLELVPKGQRPKDGKPRTRRLIGNEYELMLAQLSGEARSIFILAVETSMRRSELMGAEWRNINLKTGPLVLEDSKNGESRIVPLSSQALKELRALHKLQSVGKHGQPRIPQGKVFSITLGQLRSKWERARKEINAADLHFHDIRHESISRAFEKGLNVIEAAVLSGHKTISMLKRYANLHHEDIRRKLG; encoded by the coding sequence ATGACTAAACAAACCAAGTACCCGAAAGCAATACAGAAAAACATTCGCCAAGTCGGACCTTCAAGCTTCGAGGTCAGAATCTCCAAGAATGGTTTATCGCTCGATAAGACGTTCGATTCACTCTCAGAAGCAAAAATATATCGTGATGGCATTCATCACCGATGCGCCCTCGACCCTGTTGAGTCTGACATCATCTCAGCCCGACTGAAAAGGAAAGTAAATCGTGACTTCACTGTTGCAATGGGGCTAGAGCGCTACCGCACAGAGAAAACGCTTAGTAAAAAGGGAGAAAGCTCCGAAGCCCATCGGCTCAATAAACTTCTCCGCACCTCGCAGGCATCTCTACCTCTTTTTTCGGTCAAGCCTGATGACATCATTGAAATGGTGCGGGAGCTGAAAACCATGCGCCCAGCCGCAAAGGGCGTTAAGTTCAAGCCAATATCAGAGGCAACACTAAAAAGATATTGGAATCTGATCCATCATTTTTTCGAGGTGGCTCGCCTTGAATGGAAAATCATCGACTCGAATCCCCTCGAACTGGTCCCCAAGGGTCAGCGGCCCAAGGACGGGAAACCACGTACACGACGCTTGATCGGAAACGAGTATGAGTTGATGCTGGCCCAACTTTCCGGCGAGGCACGCTCAATCTTCATCCTTGCTGTCGAGACATCAATGCGTAGATCAGAGTTAATGGGGGCCGAATGGCGCAACATCAATCTCAAGACAGGTCCGCTGGTACTGGAGGATTCGAAAAACGGAGAGTCAAGGATAGTTCCTTTGTCCAGCCAAGCTTTGAAGGAATTGCGTGCACTGCATAAATTGCAAAGCGTGGGCAAACATGGGCAACCACGCATCCCCCAAGGTAAGGTGTTCTCAATTACCCTTGGGCAACTACGCTCCAAGTGGGAGCGTGCGAGAAAAGAAATCAATGCAGCCGACTTGCACTTTCACGACATTCGGCACGAATCCATCAGTCGAGCCTTCGAGAAAGGATTAAATGTCATCGAAGCCGCAGTTCTTTCAGGCCATAAAACCATATCCATGCTGAAGCGATATGCAAATTTGCATCACGAGGACATCAGACGAAAACTGGGTTAA
- a CDS encoding efflux RND transporter periplasmic adaptor subunit produces the protein MFSIFLWVILTQGPLAPVKVTTDKIKVANLAPEVFGVGIIEARHTYNIAPIMNGRVSRVLVDQGDKVLAGQVIAEIDPIDLNEKLASSQHMAERAANTVKVAEAQLLEAQSRSRTTTSTHARFSELHTRGFISQEMLDAKLHERTAAIAAVDAAAANLSAAKREYAKTLSDSKGAKKLQEQTRLISPVSGIVTARMVDNGAILSPGQTALQVVEPSDLWVKTRVDQKQSGMLQPGFKADIVLRSQPQLHIPGALARIDLISDSVTEERIVNVAFSTQEIHPSLGEYAEITFQLPLLERAISIPSAAVKRINQQEAVWVLQEGHAQLRFIKTGVSSLDGRTQVIDGLGAQDEVIVYSQQALHDGLKVRVVPEIVRN, from the coding sequence TTGTTTTCCATATTCCTGTGGGTCATTCTGACTCAAGGGCCACTGGCTCCCGTTAAGGTAACGACTGACAAAATTAAAGTTGCCAATCTTGCTCCAGAGGTTTTCGGAGTGGGCATCATCGAAGCTAGGCATACTTACAACATCGCGCCAATCATGAATGGCCGAGTGAGTCGAGTGTTGGTTGATCAGGGCGACAAAGTGTTGGCAGGACAAGTCATCGCTGAGATCGACCCCATCGACCTTAATGAAAAACTTGCCAGCAGTCAGCACATGGCAGAGCGGGCTGCCAATACCGTCAAGGTTGCCGAGGCTCAGTTGCTTGAGGCTCAGAGCCGCAGCAGAACCACGACCTCGACTCATGCACGATTTTCGGAATTGCATACGCGCGGCTTTATCAGCCAAGAAATGCTGGACGCCAAACTGCACGAAAGAACTGCCGCGATCGCCGCTGTGGATGCTGCAGCAGCGAACTTGTCTGCCGCCAAACGCGAGTATGCCAAAACCCTTTCCGACTCTAAGGGGGCGAAGAAGCTGCAAGAGCAAACTCGGTTGATCAGTCCGGTGAGCGGTATCGTCACAGCCCGTATGGTGGATAATGGAGCCATTCTTTCACCCGGCCAAACGGCACTGCAAGTGGTTGAGCCGAGCGACTTGTGGGTTAAAACCCGCGTGGATCAGAAGCAGTCTGGCATGCTACAGCCGGGATTTAAGGCGGATATTGTGTTGCGCTCCCAGCCGCAACTCCATATTCCTGGGGCGCTGGCGCGTATCGACTTGATCAGTGATTCCGTTACGGAAGAGCGTATCGTCAATGTGGCATTCTCAACCCAGGAAATCCATCCGAGTTTGGGGGAGTACGCGGAAATTACTTTCCAGCTCCCTTTGCTTGAGCGGGCGATCTCCATTCCCAGCGCGGCGGTTAAGCGCATCAACCAGCAGGAGGCGGTTTGGGTGTTGCAAGAGGGGCATGCCCAGTTGCGCTTTATTAAGACGGGTGTTTCTTCGCTGGATGGGCGCACTCAAGTCATCGACGGCCTTGGTGCTCAAGATGAGGTGATTGTCTATAGCCAACAGGCACTGCACGACGGTTTGAAGGTCAGGGTCGTTCCCGAAATTGTGAGGAACTGA
- a CDS encoding response regulator, whose product MRTKILVIDDDAAVRGSFQLVLEEIGCEVRVAEDGFSGIQMAKESRPDLIFLDLKMPEIDGVETMRRLLDVELHPKLTHLAQ is encoded by the coding sequence ATGAGAACAAAGATTTTGGTTATTGATGATGATGCGGCAGTCAGGGGGTCCTTTCAGTTGGTGTTAGAGGAAATTGGTTGCGAAGTCCGAGTAGCAGAAGATGGGTTTTCAGGAATTCAGATGGCTAAAGAGAGTAGACCAGATCTGATTTTCCTAGACTTAAAAATGCCTGAAATCGATGGTGTTGAGACCATGCGTAGATTGCTGGATGTTGAATTGCACCCAAAACTGACCCACCTAGCGCAGTAA
- a CDS encoding ABC transporter ATP-binding protein, whose product MNQPAIHIESLSKRYGKGDTAVNALKGVDMTIWPGEVVGLVGPSGSGKSTLLKCLGAVIEPTAGKMQLGGDTVFDQTWKIDDLRVLRRDRIGFVFQAPYLIPFLDVTDNIALLPMLAGVPDSRARERARELLAALDVGHRAKAQVSQLSGGEQQRVAIARALANRPPVILADEPTAPLDSERALNVVRILNQMAAQYQTAIIVVTHDEKIIPTFKRIYHIRDGRTYEEAGEGRSA is encoded by the coding sequence ATGAACCAACCCGCAATTCATATTGAGAGTCTCAGCAAGCGCTATGGCAAGGGCGATACTGCCGTCAATGCTCTGAAGGGCGTGGATATGACGATCTGGCCCGGCGAGGTCGTCGGCCTGGTAGGGCCAAGCGGATCGGGAAAAAGCACGCTATTGAAATGTCTGGGGGCGGTCATTGAACCGACAGCCGGAAAGATGCAGCTTGGTGGCGATACCGTATTTGATCAGACTTGGAAGATCGACGACTTGCGCGTTTTGCGCAGGGATCGGATAGGTTTTGTGTTTCAGGCTCCTTATCTGATTCCATTCCTGGACGTTACTGACAATATCGCCTTGCTCCCCATGCTGGCTGGCGTTCCTGACTCTAGAGCGCGTGAACGGGCCAGAGAGTTGCTGGCTGCTTTGGATGTTGGTCATCGCGCCAAGGCGCAAGTCTCCCAGCTTTCTGGCGGCGAGCAGCAGCGCGTGGCGATTGCACGCGCACTGGCGAATCGTCCACCGGTGATCCTGGCGGATGAACCCACCGCGCCGTTGGATAGCGAGCGCGCTCTTAACGTGGTGCGCATTCTGAACCAAATGGCAGCGCAATACCAAACAGCCATTATCGTGGTGACGCATGACGAAAAAATCATTCCAACGTTCAAGCGTATCTATCACATTCGCGATGGACGCACCTATGAAGAGGCAGGCGAGGGCCGCTCGGCTTAA
- a CDS encoding TetR/AcrR family transcriptional regulator, which produces MTQEITRRRLPTEERQSEIIRVAVELAAKKGVDSVTTQDMADAMNVTQGAIFKHFSTKDDIWFGVMNWIRDRLMSVLEKAAAEATDPLNAIERMFFAHILFINKHPAIPRLLFSEMLHKKNSKLRALIQTIISGYETKIATLLEVAKEQGLVSDELDSQHAAVLYIGMIQGLVMQVTIFNDKRSLFDEARKTFPIFLHGIKARS; this is translated from the coding sequence ATGACACAGGAAATTACCAGACGTCGCTTGCCCACGGAAGAAAGACAGAGCGAGATTATTCGTGTAGCTGTTGAACTTGCCGCCAAGAAAGGCGTAGACAGCGTAACGACCCAAGACATGGCAGATGCCATGAATGTTACGCAGGGCGCAATCTTCAAGCACTTTTCTACCAAAGACGACATCTGGTTCGGCGTCATGAACTGGATACGTGACCGCTTGATGTCTGTATTGGAGAAGGCCGCAGCCGAGGCAACCGACCCGCTCAATGCGATTGAGCGTATGTTCTTCGCACACATCCTGTTTATCAACAAGCATCCAGCGATTCCAAGATTATTGTTCTCGGAAATGCTGCACAAAAAGAATAGCAAATTGCGCGCACTCATCCAGACCATCATTTCAGGATACGAAACCAAGATCGCCACGTTACTTGAGGTGGCCAAGGAGCAAGGTCTAGTGTCGGATGAGTTGGATAGCCAGCATGCGGCAGTACTGTATATCGGCATGATTCAAGGCTTGGTCATGCAGGTCACTATCTTTAACGACAAGCGTAGTCTGTTTGACGAGGCTAGAAAAACATTTCCTATATTTTTACATGGTATCAAAGCTCGCAGTTGA
- a CDS encoding discoidin/SUN/FTP domain-containing protein has product MRFGVGWIAKMVAVGAFLMAHCAQASTYFYPDINPVVTTGANLSWLKEGRGNDGYVSVVSEVIPASACVPLSNKGFWGGEKTQLVLSVTTTGFLRDKPEDEIPIATFDGRDDGSECATLSTTPINVVPLTLLGKYSSVNAGKLAITLNVKSARNSSQDYIGSAKLVLGAAAMVMTGGAASAIGGIAATVGNPVLSEAQSRTNTILGSMANAKSTLPLSWKKLRGGLSVVEFPVYRSDGAVKSTIPRDVNPSAQAKQESQTTLFTVRLTFNYVSSLFDPASGGATELSGSSGLSMINVLNSRAMHSSVNFMQYLNDASPSLLQSIAMAEGQALSKACGIGIYKLKKLNLSDLDTTIVMKSFVDEAKGGMDWYRDPQLVKDCFGHEMAIQAHLEELYGPSTPEFVIGDVQDGVGSAYKLWREAIGPTLAEFRRTLAAKQDQQGALIDFNLKQDIELGFAHDVQPWSQGDGAAPAYAGIKMLAERRIRTIGCFIYKEAANLSVENPSAYFLMESEDGNHWVGYAKIPSKGAGRKLVSVLISGMTPDWARYFSSFHYPGGECRSLLERYQSSPSLTLLDGRNGAGEGRLP; this is encoded by the coding sequence ATGCGCTTTGGGGTTGGTTGGATAGCGAAAATGGTGGCGGTGGGCGCTTTTTTAATGGCTCACTGCGCACAAGCATCAACATACTTCTATCCGGATATCAATCCGGTGGTCACTACAGGAGCCAATCTGTCGTGGTTGAAGGAGGGCCGAGGCAATGATGGATATGTGTCGGTGGTGTCCGAGGTGATTCCGGCGAGTGCTTGCGTTCCGTTGTCTAACAAAGGTTTCTGGGGCGGAGAAAAGACGCAGTTAGTTCTTTCTGTTACGACCACTGGATTTTTGCGTGATAAGCCTGAGGATGAAATACCCATTGCTACATTTGATGGTCGCGATGACGGTTCTGAATGCGCGACGCTGAGCACTACTCCCATCAATGTTGTCCCACTTACCTTACTAGGAAAATATTCGTCAGTGAACGCGGGGAAGCTCGCCATTACGCTGAATGTGAAGAGTGCGAGAAACTCAAGCCAAGATTACATCGGATCAGCGAAGCTCGTACTCGGGGCGGCGGCGATGGTGATGACGGGCGGTGCTGCATCAGCGATTGGCGGAATTGCCGCCACGGTGGGTAACCCAGTACTTTCCGAGGCGCAGTCTCGGACAAATACTATCCTAGGAAGTATGGCAAATGCCAAATCTACGCTACCACTCTCTTGGAAGAAGCTCAGAGGTGGCTTAAGTGTCGTGGAGTTTCCTGTGTATCGATCCGATGGGGCGGTGAAATCGACTATCCCAAGGGATGTGAATCCGAGTGCTCAGGCCAAGCAGGAGAGCCAAACGACGTTGTTCACTGTGCGCCTAACCTTTAACTATGTAAGCTCTCTGTTCGATCCGGCCTCTGGGGGAGCGACTGAGCTGTCTGGGTCGAGCGGACTTTCGATGATCAATGTACTCAACTCCCGTGCAATGCATAGCTCGGTCAATTTCATGCAGTATTTGAATGACGCCTCTCCGAGCTTACTGCAATCGATTGCTATGGCTGAGGGGCAAGCCTTATCCAAGGCGTGCGGGATCGGAATCTACAAGCTAAAAAAGCTCAATTTGAGCGATTTAGATACAACGATAGTTATGAAATCATTTGTTGATGAGGCTAAAGGTGGGATGGATTGGTATCGCGACCCGCAGTTGGTCAAAGATTGTTTCGGTCATGAAATGGCGATACAGGCACATTTAGAGGAGCTTTATGGTCCATCCACCCCGGAATTTGTGATTGGGGACGTTCAAGATGGCGTGGGTAGTGCTTATAAGTTATGGAGGGAGGCGATAGGTCCAACCTTGGCGGAGTTCAGGCGTACTTTAGCAGCGAAGCAAGATCAGCAAGGAGCGCTGATTGATTTCAACTTGAAGCAAGATATCGAATTGGGATTTGCGCATGATGTGCAACCTTGGTCGCAAGGAGACGGCGCGGCACCGGCTTATGCGGGCATCAAGATGTTGGCGGAAAGGCGGATTCGCACGATCGGATGTTTTATCTATAAGGAGGCTGCAAACCTCTCGGTAGAAAATCCAAGCGCATATTTTCTTATGGAGAGCGAGGATGGCAACCACTGGGTTGGGTACGCAAAAATTCCGTCTAAAGGGGCTGGGCGTAAACTTGTTTCGGTTTTGATTTCAGGTATGACGCCAGACTGGGCGAGATACTTCTCATCCTTTCACTACCCGGGTGGGGAGTGTAGATCGCTCCTAGAGCGCTATCAATCAAGCCCTTCGCTGACGCTACTTGACGGACGAAATGGCGCAGGGGAGGGGCGACTGCCGTAG
- a CDS encoding cytochrome c: MKKQLIVATALIALALSASHVQAAEPLELQKVMKELGRNMQVITDGISREDWELVVKTAPMIAEHPQPPLTEKMRIMSFMGTDMPKFKALDGETHEAAHDLLHAAQEKDGKKVIAAFQKVQSSCLSCHQAFRGKFVEHFYGTASK, encoded by the coding sequence ATGAAAAAGCAGTTGATCGTAGCTACCGCCCTTATTGCCCTAGCGTTATCTGCATCACATGTGCAGGCAGCCGAACCACTGGAACTGCAAAAAGTGATGAAGGAACTGGGCAGAAATATGCAGGTCATTACCGATGGGATTTCGCGTGAAGATTGGGAGTTGGTTGTTAAAACGGCTCCAATGATTGCAGAACATCCACAACCGCCGCTGACGGAAAAAATGCGCATTATGTCGTTCATGGGAACTGACATGCCCAAATTCAAAGCGCTTGATGGCGAAACACATGAAGCCGCACATGATCTACTTCATGCGGCGCAAGAAAAGGATGGAAAGAAAGTCATCGCAGCCTTTCAGAAAGTGCAATCTTCATGCCTAAGCTGCCATCAGGCTTTCCGTGGGAAATTTGTCGAACATTTCTACGGCACAGCCAGCAAATAA